A region from the Riemerella anatipestifer genome encodes:
- the ribA gene encoding GTP cyclohydrolase II: MLKIQAEANIPTDFGVFKMIAFSDNEMDWTPHIALIAENTDFSKVVNVRFHSECITGEIFHSKKCECGQQLDAAMQYMQKNGGIILYLRQEGRNIGIINKLKAYALQEQGMDTVQANLHLGLPADGRDFGVAIDMLTSLGIKEINLLTNNPDKLKFVEDSTIKLNERVPLQIPSNEVNADYLKVKKTYFGHLLEDNK; encoded by the coding sequence ATGTTGAAAATACAGGCTGAGGCTAATATCCCTACCGATTTTGGTGTTTTTAAAATGATTGCATTTTCTGATAATGAAATGGATTGGACACCACATATTGCGTTGATTGCAGAAAATACAGACTTTTCTAAGGTGGTCAATGTGAGGTTTCATTCTGAGTGTATTACTGGAGAGATATTTCATTCTAAAAAGTGTGAGTGTGGACAGCAGCTAGATGCTGCGATGCAGTACATGCAGAAGAATGGTGGTATTATTCTTTATTTGAGGCAAGAAGGTAGAAATATAGGGATTATCAATAAGCTTAAGGCTTATGCTTTACAAGAGCAAGGAATGGATACTGTACAGGCAAATCTACATTTGGGACTACCTGCCGATGGGAGAGATTTTGGTGTAGCGATTGATATGTTAACCAGTTTGGGTATAAAAGAAATTAATCTGCTTACTAATAATCCAGATAAATTGAAATTTGTAGAGGATAGTACAATAAAGCTTAATGAGAGAGTTCCTTTACAGATACCATCTAATGAAGTTAATGCAGATTATTTAAAAGTAAAAAAAACTTACTTTGGACACCTGCTAGAAGATAATAAATAA
- a CDS encoding GNAT family N-acetyltransferase — MDSNNITKLKKICQSYINTFPKDERRDEAGFRALARKEFFPIREIIRGEDSVGYIIVWDLSLCLFVEHFEIYTSFRNQNLGSQVLNYLKNKFPLVILESEPDSLGELASRRLNFYQRNGFVILDKSYIQPAYSKEKISVNMYLLGTNMPDDLCFVTEEIKSKVYNS, encoded by the coding sequence GTGGATAGTAATAATATTACTAAGCTAAAGAAAATCTGTCAATCTTATATAAATACTTTTCCAAAAGACGAACGCAGAGATGAAGCGGGTTTTCGGGCTTTAGCTAGAAAAGAATTTTTTCCTATAAGAGAAATTATAAGGGGAGAAGATAGTGTAGGTTATATTATAGTGTGGGATTTATCTTTATGCTTATTTGTAGAACATTTTGAAATATATACTTCTTTTAGAAATCAAAATTTAGGCTCTCAAGTATTGAATTATTTAAAAAATAAATTTCCATTGGTAATCTTGGAATCAGAGCCTGATAGCTTAGGAGAATTGGCTTCTAGAAGATTGAATTTTTACCAGCGTAACGGATTTGTAATTTTGGATAAAAGTTATATTCAACCAGCTTATTCAAAGGAAAAAATATCTGTAAATATGTATTTGCTAGGAACAAATATGCCCGATGATTTGTGTTTCGTTACTGAAGAAATAAAGAGTAAGGTTTATAATAGTTAA
- a CDS encoding PspC family transcriptional regulator — MFENLRHRFEREWFGVLTRMGSRLGIPVSKLRVFFIYSTFATAGVFFLLYLGLAFLLWIKDMFIVRRPSVFDL; from the coding sequence ATGTTTGAAAATTTAAGACATAGATTTGAGCGTGAATGGTTTGGTGTACTTACCAGAATGGGGTCTAGGCTGGGAATTCCAGTATCAAAGCTAAGAGTTTTTTTCATTTATTCTACATTTGCAACGGCAGGTGTATTTTTCCTTCTTTATTTAGGGTTGGCATTTCTTCTTTGGATAAAAGATATGTTCATTGTAAGAAGGCCTAGCGTATTTGATTTATGA
- a CDS encoding Sec-independent protein translocase subunit TatA/TatB, whose translation MLTTILALSVQHIFIVLVILLLLFGGKKIPELMKGLGSGIKEFKDAVKEEEKPSTEEEKK comes from the coding sequence ATGTTAACGACTATTTTAGCACTATCGGTACAACATATATTTATAGTGTTGGTTATACTACTCTTATTGTTTGGAGGGAAAAAGATTCCGGAGCTGATGAAGGGTTTAGGTTCAGGTATTAAGGAATTTAAAGATGCAGTAAAGGAGGAAGAAAAACCTTCAACAGAAGAAGAGAAAAAGTAG
- a CDS encoding M23 family metallopeptidase, which produces MIFRKLSFLLSVLCFGLFFSQKKEQLQRESAELKKQIALINSNLAKTQKEARLSIAHLNEVNKKIQLREKVYNNTQKEKRLIEDDIYLRQKEINKYKKELAILRKNYAEILVKAYKNKGIQNKVTFILSAKNLGEALRRVQYLKQYSDYQDKKAKEISGKAAEIQQALKLKQKSVKEKENILTQQQKDLLVIQNDRKQRELLLEDFKKNEAALTAELKQKQAQAKKIEGEIRKIINEEIAAAKAKEEAERKARLERERLAREAAAREKARIDAENKARAEALERERKKAEAEAARLAEIERKKQDDARKQAELAKAEENARNEARRIAAEKDAREAAARVKAAEEKAKAARDAEAELAKRKEEEKKKAEEKTKTAFGVGAATGSNFAENRGRIGFPVERGQVTHRFGRQPHPVFKNIVEENNGIRIAVSPGTKARCVFPGEVSRISFVGGTKTVIVKHGSYFTIYSNLSDVSVSPNQKVSSGTTIGTIAQDFEGAYSLDFQIWNGSTPVDPMGWVSN; this is translated from the coding sequence ATGATATTTAGGAAGTTAAGTTTTTTATTGAGTGTATTGTGCTTTGGGTTGTTTTTTTCTCAGAAGAAAGAGCAGCTTCAGAGAGAAAGTGCTGAACTGAAAAAACAAATTGCACTTATCAACTCTAATCTTGCTAAAACTCAGAAGGAGGCAAGGCTTTCGATAGCACACCTTAATGAAGTTAATAAAAAAATTCAGTTAAGAGAGAAGGTTTATAATAATACACAAAAGGAGAAAAGGCTGATTGAAGATGATATTTATCTTCGTCAAAAAGAAATTAATAAGTATAAAAAAGAACTGGCTATACTAAGAAAAAACTATGCTGAGATATTAGTAAAAGCTTATAAGAATAAAGGTATTCAAAATAAAGTTACATTTATTCTATCGGCTAAAAATTTGGGAGAGGCTCTAAGAAGAGTACAGTATCTTAAACAATACTCTGATTATCAGGATAAAAAAGCTAAAGAGATTAGCGGTAAAGCTGCAGAAATTCAGCAAGCTTTAAAGCTGAAACAAAAATCAGTAAAAGAGAAAGAAAATATTCTTACTCAGCAACAGAAAGATCTTTTAGTGATTCAAAATGATAGAAAACAAAGGGAATTATTATTAGAAGATTTCAAGAAAAATGAGGCAGCCCTTACGGCTGAGCTTAAACAAAAGCAAGCGCAAGCTAAGAAAATTGAAGGCGAAATCCGAAAGATAATAAACGAAGAAATAGCAGCTGCTAAGGCAAAAGAAGAAGCTGAGAGAAAAGCTAGACTGGAGAGAGAAAGACTTGCAAGAGAGGCAGCCGCTAGAGAAAAAGCTAGAATAGATGCCGAGAATAAAGCTAGGGCAGAAGCTCTAGAAAGAGAAAGAAAAAAAGCGGAAGCAGAAGCTGCTAGATTGGCAGAGATTGAAAGAAAGAAGCAAGATGATGCAAGAAAACAAGCTGAACTTGCAAAAGCGGAAGAAAATGCAAGGAACGAAGCACGCCGAATAGCTGCCGAAAAAGATGCTAGAGAAGCCGCTGCTAGAGTTAAGGCTGCAGAAGAAAAAGCTAAGGCTGCAAGAGATGCTGAGGCAGAACTAGCCAAGAGAAAAGAAGAGGAAAAGAAAAAAGCAGAGGAAAAAACGAAGACAGCGTTTGGTGTGGGAGCAGCAACAGGGTCTAATTTTGCTGAAAATAGAGGGCGAATAGGCTTTCCAGTGGAGAGAGGGCAGGTAACGCACCGTTTTGGTAGGCAGCCACACCCTGTATTTAAAAATATAGTTGAGGAGAATAATGGGATTAGAATTGCAGTTTCTCCTGGTACTAAGGCAAGATGTGTTTTCCCTGGTGAAGTGTCAAGAATTTCTTTTGTTGGGGGGACTAAGACGGTTATTGTAAAACATGGTAGCTATTTTACCATATATAGTAACTTATCTGATGTTTCGGTTTCTCCTAATCAAAAGGTTTCATCGGGAACTACAATTGGGACTATAGCACAGGATTTTGAGGGAGCTTACTCTTTAGATTTCCAAATTTGGAATGGAAGTACACCTGTTGATCCTATGGGATGGGTCTCAAACTAA
- a CDS encoding Sec-independent protein translocase subunit TatA/TatB, with translation MLVAILGAIGPWQIVAIVVVLLLFFGGRKIPELMKGLGSGIKEFKDAVKEDDKNKPSTEEENKKS, from the coding sequence ATGTTAGTAGCTATTCTTGGAGCAATAGGACCTTGGCAAATTGTTGCCATCGTGGTTGTATTATTGCTTTTTTTTGGAGGAAGGAAGATTCCAGAACTTATGAAAGGCTTAGGCTCAGGTATTAAAGAGTTTAAAGACGCGGTAAAGGAAGATGATAAAAACAAACCTTCAACAGAGGAAGAAAATAAAAAATCATAA
- a CDS encoding glycoside hydrolase family 3 protein, with protein MLFFIFGNNKAQYIPKNNTEILKKEAKVYAEKTYQQLSEDEKIGQLFIVALYTNKGEPFISQVKTLVEKENIGGLILMQDDTRRHISLVNELQGKSKVPLMIGMDAEWGLYQRLPIAHKFPWAMTLGAIQDNTLIYEMAAKIAEDCKRMGIYWDFAPVVDVNTNPINPIIGNRSFGSNVKKVIEKGLAYSYGLQDNGVLASIKHFPGHGDTDTDSHLDLPVVNHSLYRLNKVELAPFKALMDKKIGGVMVAHLYVPSLENQKGIPASISYNIVTNLLKNKYGYQGLIITDALNMNAVAKRFNPGELDLRAFKAGNDIMLFSQDVPSGKRLIKKALQSGEISQDRLKESVMKILEAKYLLGLQDFKPIDANNIERDLNNDTHQKLTEKLYANALTLIKDEAKALPLKSSKYYYLPLEEAPYQDFIKELQNGREVELITEDKLNTLPQNTPIIVGLHKDNSTAYKPYKISAKSKAILDKVAAKHQLILVVFGSPYALRDINIKNYPTVLVAYENNELSMKATAKGLLGKTKIHGRLPVVVNQDLKEGEGIDVEAVNSGDECSIKVKN; from the coding sequence ATGTTATTTTTTATTTTTGGGAATAATAAAGCACAATATATACCTAAAAATAATACTGAAATACTAAAAAAAGAAGCCAAAGTTTATGCTGAAAAAACTTATCAACAACTTTCTGAAGACGAGAAAATAGGGCAACTTTTTATTGTCGCATTATATACTAATAAAGGGGAACCTTTCATCAGTCAAGTCAAGACATTGGTGGAGAAGGAAAATATAGGAGGGCTTATATTGATGCAAGATGATACACGTAGGCATATAAGTCTAGTAAACGAACTTCAAGGTAAATCTAAAGTACCTTTGATGATAGGTATGGATGCAGAGTGGGGACTTTACCAAAGGCTTCCAATAGCACATAAGTTCCCTTGGGCAATGACGCTTGGGGCGATTCAGGATAATACGCTTATTTATGAAATGGCAGCCAAAATAGCTGAAGATTGTAAAAGAATGGGAATTTATTGGGACTTTGCTCCTGTAGTAGATGTTAATACCAATCCTATCAATCCCATTATAGGTAATCGTTCTTTTGGGTCTAATGTGAAAAAAGTGATAGAGAAAGGGTTGGCTTACAGTTATGGTTTGCAGGATAATGGAGTTTTGGCAAGTATTAAGCATTTCCCAGGTCATGGGGATACCGATACCGATTCTCATTTGGATTTACCTGTAGTTAATCATTCATTATACAGACTTAATAAAGTGGAGTTAGCTCCATTTAAAGCACTTATGGATAAAAAAATAGGCGGTGTTATGGTGGCTCATCTCTATGTTCCGTCTTTGGAAAACCAAAAGGGAATTCCAGCTTCTATTTCGTATAATATTGTAACTAATTTGCTGAAAAATAAGTACGGCTATCAAGGGCTTATTATTACCGATGCTCTTAATATGAATGCGGTTGCAAAAAGGTTCAATCCAGGAGAGTTAGATTTAAGGGCTTTTAAAGCTGGTAATGATATTATGCTGTTCTCTCAAGATGTACCTTCTGGTAAAAGGTTAATTAAGAAGGCTTTGCAGTCTGGCGAGATTTCTCAAGATAGACTAAAAGAGTCGGTTATGAAAATTTTGGAGGCCAAGTATCTATTAGGACTACAAGATTTTAAACCCATTGATGCCAATAACATAGAAAGAGATTTAAATAATGATACTCATCAAAAATTAACGGAAAAGCTATACGCCAACGCTTTAACATTGATAAAAGATGAGGCAAAAGCTCTACCTTTAAAATCATCAAAATACTATTATTTACCTTTGGAGGAAGCTCCTTATCAAGACTTTATTAAAGAACTTCAAAACGGAAGAGAAGTAGAGCTTATTACAGAAGATAAATTAAATACTTTACCTCAAAATACTCCAATTATCGTTGGGCTTCATAAGGATAATAGCACAGCATATAAACCTTATAAAATATCGGCGAAGTCTAAGGCAATTTTGGATAAGGTAGCAGCTAAGCACCAGTTGATATTAGTAGTATTTGGTAGTCCTTACGCTTTGAGAGATATAAATATAAAGAATTATCCAACGGTACTTGTAGCTTATGAAAATAATGAATTGTCTATGAAAGCTACAGCTAAAGGACTTTTAGGTAAAACTAAAATACATGGGCGACTTCCTGTGGTGGTAAATCAAGATTTAAAAGAAGGAGAGGGAATAGATGTGGAAGCAGTGAATAGTGGGGATGAGTGTAGTATTAAAGTTAAAAACTAA
- the bshA gene encoding N-acetyl-alpha-D-glucosaminyl L-malate synthase BshA, whose protein sequence is MKIGILCYPTYGGSGIVATELGMSLAQKGYEVHFISSNLPARLDMTNPNIFFHKVNVETYPLFKYQPYDIALSSAIYQVVKLYKLDLIHAHYAIPYAYAAFVAKQMLRDEGILIPIVTTLHGTDITLVGQHPSYKAAVQFSINHSDAVTSVSESLKKDTLKAFTIKKEIQVIPNFIDNDLYNSFVGCCRRQFAEDDEKLLIHVSNLRKVKRIPDVLEVFKRVQEKVPSKLVIIGEGPDMELINDFLMAHPHLIDKIRILGKTNDLYQILKCTDVFLLPSEQESFGLAALEAMAAGNAVISSNAGGIPEVNIQGETGFLTEVGDVETMAKKTINLLQDDALLQKMKEKAKEVALRFDLKNILPQYEQMYRETIESFKS, encoded by the coding sequence ATGAAAATAGGTATTTTATGCTATCCTACTTATGGAGGAAGCGGTATTGTGGCTACCGAATTAGGAATGAGTTTAGCTCAAAAAGGTTATGAGGTACACTTCATTAGTTCTAACCTTCCCGCACGGTTGGATATGACTAATCCCAACATTTTTTTTCATAAAGTAAATGTTGAAACCTATCCATTGTTTAAATATCAGCCGTATGATATTGCATTGTCTTCGGCTATTTATCAGGTAGTTAAACTTTATAAATTAGACCTCATACATGCTCATTATGCTATTCCGTATGCTTATGCAGCCTTTGTGGCAAAGCAGATGCTGAGAGATGAAGGTATTTTAATTCCCATAGTTACCACACTACATGGTACCGATATTACTTTGGTGGGGCAACATCCTAGTTATAAGGCAGCGGTTCAGTTTTCTATCAATCATTCAGATGCAGTAACTTCTGTTTCGGAAAGTCTTAAAAAAGATACTTTAAAAGCCTTTACTATTAAAAAAGAAATACAGGTTATTCCAAATTTTATTGATAACGATTTGTATAACAGTTTTGTAGGGTGTTGTAGAAGACAATTTGCGGAAGATGACGAAAAACTACTGATTCATGTTTCTAATTTAAGAAAAGTTAAGAGAATTCCTGATGTGTTAGAGGTATTTAAAAGAGTGCAGGAAAAAGTGCCAAGTAAACTGGTTATTATTGGTGAAGGTCCTGATATGGAGCTGATTAACGATTTTCTTATGGCTCACCCACATCTTATAGACAAAATAAGGATCTTAGGTAAAACTAATGATTTGTACCAGATTTTAAAATGTACTGATGTGTTTCTGCTTCCTTCTGAGCAGGAGAGTTTTGGTTTGGCAGCGTTGGAAGCAATGGCGGCAGGGAATGCGGTGATTAGTAGTAATGCAGGAGGGATACCAGAGGTAAACATACAAGGAGAAACAGGCTTTTTGACGGAAGTGGGCGATGTGGAAACTATGGCTAAAAAGACCATCAATCTCTTGCAAGACGATGCTTTGCTCCAAAAAATGAAAGAAAAAGCAAAAGAAGTAGCCCTGCGTTTTGATTTAAAAAATATTCTTCCACAATACGAGCAAATGTATCGTGAAACAATAGAATCTTTTAAAAGCTAA
- a CDS encoding DUF2851 family protein, which yields MTEQLLQYLWNFKIFKTFDFKDTKGNKVEVLDFGQWNSDEGADFLFAKIKYQNIVLAGSIELHLKSSDYKKHQHHLNRQYDNIILHVVYTHDKDVEELAEKNVPTLELKDYLETSTLEKYQRLKAQNEFIPCEKLIEVSKIPFQFSEEILLKKLDQKSLEIETELTKTKNNYEEILFRNLAYAFGLKINASIFKQMAESVGFAIVNKIRHHQNQLEALFFGLSGWLETPSDTETEIWKREFDFLKAKYQLSDTFVAPKFLRLRPANFPTIRLSQLAHLYHLHQNLFSKVIKASCLEELYELFTPIKASEYWDNHYNFGKPTDKKSVKKLTKSFMDLVILNAVLPLKYTYHKHSEEEISETILDFYQDIKPEKNSIIEQWEALGVSVKTAMDSQAYLFQYKNFCSQKKCLTCGIGYQLLKR from the coding sequence ATGACTGAGCAACTACTGCAATATCTTTGGAATTTTAAAATCTTTAAAACTTTTGATTTTAAGGATACTAAAGGTAATAAGGTAGAAGTCTTAGATTTTGGTCAATGGAATTCTGATGAAGGAGCCGATTTTTTGTTTGCTAAAATTAAATATCAAAATATTGTTTTAGCAGGGAGTATAGAATTGCATTTGAAATCTTCGGATTATAAAAAACATCAACATCATTTGAATAGACAATACGATAATATTATTTTGCATGTGGTCTATACTCACGATAAAGATGTGGAAGAGCTGGCTGAGAAAAATGTCCCAACATTAGAGCTTAAAGATTATTTAGAGACTTCTACACTAGAGAAATATCAGCGGTTAAAGGCTCAAAATGAGTTTATTCCGTGTGAGAAGTTGATAGAGGTTTCTAAAATTCCGTTTCAGTTTTCAGAGGAAATTTTACTCAAAAAACTTGACCAAAAATCCTTGGAAATAGAAACAGAACTTACTAAAACTAAAAATAATTACGAAGAAATTTTGTTTCGGAATTTAGCGTATGCTTTTGGACTTAAAATCAACGCTTCCATTTTCAAACAAATGGCGGAAAGTGTAGGTTTTGCTATTGTAAATAAAATAAGGCACCATCAAAATCAATTAGAAGCCTTATTTTTCGGGTTGAGTGGCTGGCTAGAAACACCTTCCGATACGGAAACCGAGATATGGAAAAGAGAGTTTGATTTTCTGAAAGCCAAATATCAGTTGAGCGACACTTTTGTAGCACCTAAATTTTTAAGATTAAGACCTGCGAATTTTCCTACAATAAGGCTGTCTCAGTTGGCTCATCTTTACCATTTGCATCAAAATTTATTTTCGAAGGTAATTAAAGCGTCTTGCCTTGAGGAACTTTATGAATTGTTTACACCAATTAAAGCATCGGAGTATTGGGATAATCATTATAATTTCGGAAAACCAACGGATAAAAAATCAGTTAAAAAACTGACGAAGAGTTTCATGGATTTAGTTATTCTTAATGCGGTTCTCCCTTTAAAATATACTTATCATAAACATTCGGAGGAAGAAATTTCTGAAACTATTTTAGATTTTTACCAAGATATTAAACCAGAAAAAAATAGTATTATAGAGCAGTGGGAAGCGTTAGGGGTTTCAGTTAAGACAGCGATGGATAGTCAAGCTTATTTATTTCAGTATAAAAACTTTTGCAGTCAGAAAAAATGTCTAACTTGCGGCATTGGATATCAACTTTTAAAAAGATAG
- a CDS encoding sugar phosphate nucleotidyltransferase — translation MKIIVPMAGRGSRLRPHTLTVPKPLIPIAGKPIVQRLVEDIAKVAGQPIEEVAFIIGDFGDEVKVSLIQIAEKLGAKGSVYTQDEPLGTAHAIKCAEASMQGDVVVAFADTLFRADFVLDTNSDGVIWVKKVEDPSAFGVVKLDDYGFITDFVEKPQTFVSDLAIIGIYYFKSAEKLMEEINYIMDNNIMQGGEYQLTVALENLRQKGAKFSLGKVNDWMDCGNKNATVETNSKILQYEKDEMSSFPSSAKIENSLIIPPCFIGENVVIKNSKIGPNVSLGNNTEVVNSNIDNSLIQEKTLINHGNLSNSMIGNSAKYFGVSREISLGDYSVLDFLSK, via the coding sequence ATGAAAATAATAGTACCTATGGCGGGGCGAGGTTCCCGATTGAGACCACATACTCTTACAGTTCCAAAACCACTTATACCTATTGCGGGTAAGCCTATTGTGCAAAGATTGGTGGAAGATATCGCAAAAGTAGCAGGACAACCTATAGAGGAAGTGGCTTTCATTATTGGAGATTTTGGTGATGAGGTAAAAGTATCTCTTATCCAAATTGCAGAAAAATTAGGGGCTAAAGGGAGTGTTTATACTCAAGATGAGCCTCTAGGTACGGCTCACGCAATAAAATGTGCAGAAGCTTCTATGCAGGGAGATGTGGTAGTAGCGTTTGCGGATACTCTTTTCCGTGCTGATTTTGTATTAGATACTAATTCGGACGGTGTAATTTGGGTGAAAAAAGTAGAAGACCCTTCGGCTTTTGGAGTGGTTAAGCTAGATGATTATGGCTTTATTACAGATTTTGTAGAAAAGCCACAGACCTTTGTTTCAGATTTAGCTATTATAGGGATTTATTACTTTAAGTCTGCTGAGAAACTGATGGAGGAAATTAATTATATTATGGATAATAATATAATGCAAGGAGGGGAGTATCAGTTGACCGTAGCTTTAGAAAATTTAAGACAGAAGGGAGCAAAGTTTTCTTTAGGGAAAGTAAACGATTGGATGGATTGTGGAAATAAAAATGCAACGGTAGAAACCAATAGTAAGATATTACAGTATGAGAAAGACGAGATGTCTTCGTTCCCGTCGTCTGCTAAGATAGAAAATAGCCTTATTATTCCTCCTTGCTTTATTGGAGAAAATGTGGTTATTAAAAATTCTAAAATAGGACCTAATGTCTCTTTAGGAAATAATACTGAGGTAGTTAATTCTAATATAGATAATTCTTTAATACAGGAAAAAACACTGATTAATCATGGTAATTTGAGTAACTCTATGATAGGTAACTCTGCCAAATATTTTGGAGTATCTAGAGAAATTTCGCTAGGAGACTATTCGGTGCTAGATTTTCTTTCTAAATAG
- a CDS encoding DUF4292 domain-containing protein, whose product MNKLWLLGIAVLMLVSCKTQQNVPSTPPVSTNKKIEKDQVFFNNILRESAFKNLKISSKIKVDNGSPIPTLDALVYIENQKKVWINLSALFFNVARGVATPEGVKGYEKYNKTYIDSDFSYLNRLLNVNFIDYSALQNLLVGRTFVPIKDGDFDLTKNAQGYHLTSAKNQKITVDGKVNEYKMELDYDTMFNLSRVKLSDAKTPDYLEVFYTNWDNFEGNYLPKNVKIIIKAKKTDQIFIENTKFDSSTMDTPYTVPSNYTKKEIK is encoded by the coding sequence ATGAATAAACTTTGGTTATTAGGGATAGCTGTGCTTATGCTAGTGTCGTGCAAAACGCAGCAAAATGTTCCGTCCACACCACCTGTGAGTACAAATAAAAAGATAGAAAAAGACCAAGTTTTTTTCAATAATATCCTTAGAGAATCTGCTTTTAAAAATTTAAAGATTTCCAGTAAAATTAAGGTAGATAATGGGAGTCCAATTCCTACGTTGGACGCATTAGTTTATATAGAAAATCAAAAGAAAGTTTGGATAAATCTTTCAGCGTTGTTCTTTAATGTAGCAAGAGGTGTCGCTACGCCGGAAGGCGTTAAAGGTTATGAGAAGTATAATAAAACTTATATAGATTCGGATTTTTCTTATCTTAATCGACTTCTGAATGTTAACTTTATTGATTATTCAGCTCTTCAGAATTTATTGGTAGGGAGGACTTTTGTTCCTATTAAAGATGGTGATTTTGATTTGACTAAAAATGCACAAGGTTATCATTTAACATCGGCTAAAAATCAAAAAATAACAGTAGATGGTAAGGTGAATGAATATAAAATGGAATTAGATTATGACACCATGTTTAATCTTAGTAGGGTGAAGTTATCTGATGCCAAAACACCTGATTATCTAGAAGTTTTTTATACCAATTGGGATAATTTTGAAGGAAATTATCTGCCTAAAAATGTTAAAATTATTATAAAAGCAAAAAAAACAGACCAGATTTTCATAGAAAACACGAAATTTGACTCCTCTACTATGGATACACCATACACGGTGCCAAGTAACTATACAAAGAAGGAAATTAAATGA
- a CDS encoding DUF4254 domain-containing protein produces MSFSEKAWDIFNQAIIDYHKTDDVDAVESNPFSENTLERLLYSKNWIDTVQWHLEDIIRDENISPEKALKIKRRIDSSNQDRTDLVEYIDDYFLEKYKSVKPKEDAKINTESPAWAIDRLSILALKIYHMKIETLRDTADEKHKLKCSNKLAVLEEQKVDLSTAIDRLLFDIESGNNKIKTYKQMKMYNDDSLNPVLYQKKNV; encoded by the coding sequence ATGAGTTTTTCTGAAAAAGCTTGGGATATTTTTAATCAAGCTATTATAGACTATCATAAAACAGATGATGTAGATGCAGTTGAGTCTAATCCGTTCTCTGAAAATACTTTGGAACGACTTTTGTATTCGAAGAATTGGATTGATACCGTTCAGTGGCATTTAGAGGATATTATTCGTGATGAAAACATATCTCCTGAGAAAGCTTTAAAGATTAAAAGGAGAATAGATTCATCTAACCAAGATAGAACAGATTTGGTAGAGTATATAGATGATTATTTTCTAGAAAAATATAAATCTGTGAAGCCTAAGGAAGATGCTAAAATCAATACAGAAAGTCCAGCATGGGCTATCGACAGATTGTCTATATTAGCTCTTAAGATTTATCATATGAAGATAGAAACCTTAAGAGATACAGCAGACGAGAAACATAAACTGAAGTGTTCTAATAAGTTGGCTGTTCTTGAGGAGCAGAAGGTAGACTTGAGCACAGCTATAGATAGATTATTATTTGATATAGAGAGCGGTAACAACAAAATAAAGACTTATAAGCAAATGAAAATGTATAATGATGATAGTCTAAACCCAGTTTTATATCAAAAGAAAAATGTTTAA